A genome region from Macaca fascicularis isolate 582-1 chromosome 3, T2T-MFA8v1.1 includes the following:
- the ADAMTS1 gene encoding A disintegrin and metalloproteinase with thrombospondin motifs 1, with translation MQRAVPEGFGRRKLGSDMGNAERAPGSRSFGPVPTLLLLAAALLAVSDALGRPSEEDEELVVPELERAPGHGTTRLRLHAFDQQLHLELRPDSSFLAPGFTLQNVGRKPGSETPLPEPDLAHCFYSGTVNGDPSSAAALSLCEGVRGAFYLRGEAYFIQPLPAASERLATAAPGEKPPAPLQFHLLRRNRQGDGGGTCGVVDDEPRPTGKAETEDENEGNEGEDEGAQWSPQDPALQRVGQPTGTGSIRKKRFVSSHRYVETMLVADQSMAEFHGSGLKHYLLTLFSVAARLYKHPSIRNSVSLVVVKILVIHDEQKGPEVTSNAALTLRNFCNWQKQHNPPSDRDAEHYDTAILFTRQDLCGSQTCDTLGMADVGTVCDPSRSCSVIEDDGLQAAFTTAHELGHVFNMPHDDAKQCASLNGVNQDSHMMASMLSNLDHSQPWSPCSAYMITSFLDNGHGECLMDKPQNPIQLPGDLPGTSYDANRQCQFTFGEDSKHCPDAASTCSTLWCTGTSGGVLVCQTKHFPWADGTSCGEGKWCINGKCVNKTDRKHFDTPFHGSWGMWGPWGDCSRTCGGGVQYTMRECDNPVPKNGGKYCEGKRVRYRSCNIEDCPDNNGKTFREEQCEAHNEFSKASFGSGPAVEWIPKYAGVSPKDRCKLICQAKGIGYFFVLQPKVVDGTPCSPDSTSVCVQGQCVKAGCDRIIDSKKKFDKCGVCGGNGSTCKKISGSVTSAKPGYHDIITIPTGATNIEVKQRNQRGSRNNGSFLAIKAVDGTYILNGDYTLSTLEQDIMYKGVVLRYSGSSAALERIRSFSPLKEPLTIQVLTVGNALRPKIKYTYFVKKKKESFNAIPTFSAWVIEEWGECSKSCELGWQRRLVECRDINGQPASECAKEVKPASTRPCADHPCPQWQLGEWSSCSKTCGKGYKKRSLKCLSHDGGVLSHESCDPLKKPKHFIDFCTMAECS, from the exons ATGCAGCGAGCTGTACCCGAGGGGTTCGGAAGGCGCAAGCTGGGCAGCGACATGGGGAACGCGGAGCGGGCTCCGGGGTCTCGGAGCTTTGGGCCCGTGCCCACGCTGCTGCTGCTTGCCGCGGCGCTACTGGCGGTGTCGGACGCACTCGGGCGCCCCTCCGAGGAGGACGAGGAGCTGGTGGTGCCGGAGCTGGAGCGCGCCCCAGGACACGGGACCACGCGCCTCCGCCTGCACGCCTTTGACCAGCAGCTGCATCTGGAGCTGCGGCCCGACAGCAGCTTTTTGGCGCCCGGCTTCACGCTCCAGAACGTGGGGCGCAAACCCGGGTCCGAGACGCCTCTTCCGGAACCCGACCTGGCGCACTGCTTCTACTCCGGCACCGTGAATGGCGATCCCAGCTCAGCTGCCGCCCTCAGCCTCTGCGAGGGCGTGCGCGGCGCCTTCTACCTGCGGGGCGAGGCATATTTCATCCAGCCGCTGCCCGCAGCCAGCGAGCGCCTCGCCACCGCCGCCCCAGGGGAGAAGCCGCCGGCACCACTACAGTTCCACCTCCTGCGGCGGAATCGGCAGGGCGACGGCGGCGGCACGTGCGGGGTCGTGGACGACGAGCCCCGGCCGACTGGGAAAGCGGAGACGGAAGACGAGAACGAAGGGAATGAGGGCGAGGACGAAGGGGCTCAGTGGTCGCCGCAGGACCCGGCACTGCAACGCGTAGGACAGCCCACAG gaaCTGGAAGCATAAGAAAGAAGCGATTTGTGTCCAGTCACCGCTATGTGGAAACCATGCTTGTGGCAGACCAGTCGATGGCAGAATTCCACGGCAGTGGTCTAAAGCATTACCTTCTCACGTTGTTTTCAGTGGCAGCCAGGTTGTACAAACACCCCAGCATTCGTAATTCAGTTAGCCTGGTGGTGGTGAAGATCTTGGTCATCCACGATGAACAGAAGGGGCCAGAAGTGACTTCCAATGCTGCCCTCACTCTGCGGAACTTCTGCAACTGGCAAAAGCAGCACAACCCACCCAGTGACCGGGATGCAGAGCACTATGACACAGCAATTCTTTTCACCAGACAG GACTTGTGTGGGTCCCAGACATGTGATACTCTTGGGATGGCTGATGTTGGAACTGTGTGTGATCCGAGCAGAAGCTGCTCTGTCATAGAAGATGATGGTTTACAAGCTGCCTTCACCACAGCCCATGAATTAG GCCATGTGTTTAACATGCCACATGATGATGCAAAGCAGTGTGCCAGTCTTAATGGTGTGAACCAGGATTCCCACATGATGGCGTCAATGCTTTCCAACTTGGACCATAGCCAGCCTTGGTCTCCTTGCAGTGCCTACATGATTACATCATTTCTGGATAATGGTCATG GGGAATGTTTGATGGACAAGCCGCAGAATCCCATACAGCTCCCAGGCGATCTCCCTGGCACCTCGTATGATGCCAACCGGCAGTGCCAGTTTACATTTGGGGAGGACTCCAAACACTGCCCTGATGCAGCTAGCACGTGCAGCACCTTATGGTGTACCGGCACCTCTGGCGGAGTGCTGGTGTGCCAAACCAAACACTTCCCATGGGCAGATGGCACCAGCTGCGGAGAAGGGAAATGGTGTATCAACGGCAAGTGTGTGAACAAAACCGACAGAAAGCATTTTGAT ACTCCTTTTCATGGAAGCTGGGGGATGTGGGGACCTTGGGGAGACTGTTCGAGAACATGCGGTGGAGGAGTCCAGTACACGATGAGGGAATGTGATAACCCAGTCCCAAAGAATGGAGGGAAGTACTGTGAAGGCAAACGAGTACGCTACAGATCCTGTAACATTGAGGACTGTCCAGACAATAATG GAAAAACCTTTAGAGAGGAACAATGTGAGGCACACAACGAGTTTTCAAAAGCTTCCTTTGGGAGTGGACCTGCAGTGGAATGGATCCCCAAGTATGCTGGCGTCTCCCCAAAGGACAGGTGCAAGCTCATCTGCCAAGCCAAAGGCATTGGCTACTTCTTCGTTTTGCAGCCCAAG GTTGTAGATGGTACTCCATGTAGCCCAGATTCCACCTCTGTCTGTGTGCAAGGACAGTGTGTAAAAGCTGGTTGTGATCGCATCATAGACTCCAAAAAGAAGTTTGATAAATGTGGTGTTTGCGGGGGAAATGGATCTACTTGTAAGAAAATATCAGGATCAGTTACTAGTGCAAA ACCTGGATATCACGATATCATCACAATTCCAACTGGAGCCACCAACATCGAAGTGAAACAGCGGAACCAGAGGGGATCCAGGAACAATGGCAGCTTTCTCGCCATCAAAGCTGTCGATGGCACTTATATTCTTAACGGTGACTACACTTTGTCCACCTTAGAGCAAGACATTATGTACAAAGGTGTTGTGTTGAGGTACAGCGGCTCCTCTGCAGCACTGGAGAGAATTCGCAGCTTTAGCCCTCTCAAAGAGCCCTTGACCATCCAGGTGCTTACTGTGGGCAATGCCCTTCGACCAAAAATTAAATACACCTACTTCgtaaagaagaagaaggaatctTTCAATGCTATCCCCACCTTTTCAGCATGGGTCATAGAAGAGTGGGGCGAATGTTCTAAGTCATGTGAATTGGGTTGGCAGAGAAGACTAGTAGAATGCCGAGACATTAATGGACAGCCTGCTTCCGAGTGTGCAAAGGAAGTGAAGCCAGCCAGCACCAGACCTTGTGCAGACCATCCCTGTCCCCAGTGGCAGCTGGGGGAGTGGTCATCATGTTCTAAGACCTGTGGGAAGGGTTACAAAAAAAGAAGCTTGAAATGTCTGTCCCATGATGGGGGGGTGTTATCTCATGAGAGCTGTGATCCTTTAAAGAAACCTAAACATTTCATAGACTTTTGCACCATGGCGGAATGCAGTTAA